The following proteins are encoded in a genomic region of Deinococcus proteolyticus MRP:
- the treY gene encoding malto-oligosyltrehalose synthase: MKIPASTYRLQVTPAANLTHAGEWLDYLHLLGADWVYLSPILHASEGSEHGYDVTDPSGIDAARGGPEALEALARAAHERGMGLLVDIVPNHQGVASAAHNPWWWSVLAEGQDSRYARAFDIDWAAGGGKVLLPVLGSEDDLSDPEKLQVRDGKLYYFDQAFPLAAGSWQAGDSAAEVHERQHYRLMDWRRGDRELNYRRFFTITTLAGVRVEDRAVLEESHAEILRWVREGLVDGLRIDHPDGLRDPGGYLDDLQQLTGGLYTVVEKILEPGEALPRDWATQGTTGYDALGEIDRLLTDPAGEQPLTDLDTRLRGGERLDWHDLIHDTKRAVTDTTLHAEVQRLAREIEGEGKAADLSHETLVDALSEVLACFSVYRSYLPQGAEYLQEALAEAARRRPDLSAALTALGPVLGLGVQSAGELSAAARRFQQTSGMVMAKGVEDSAFYRFSRLTSLTEVGGDPAQFALTPAEAHALFARRQQEWPHGLTALSTHDTKRSEGVRARISVLAEIPDEWAELVLDLQEKLRGTEADIADGPFLNLVLQAVVGAWPVSRERATEYAVKAAREAGLHTSWLDNNAQFEEQLTRLTEYLTEGAGQERVAAFAQRIEQAGYSNALAQKLLQLTMPGVPDVYQGSEVWSPALVDPDNRRPVDYADLAARLRAIDAADPGTDSCRPPVDSRGDAKLLLTSRALRLRHDQPELFGDYQPLSAQGAQAEHAFAFSRGGVVAVATRLPLALERAGGWGDTSLTLPDGEWEELLERQTLSGTVKLSNLLRTYPVALLRRA; encoded by the coding sequence ATGAAGATTCCCGCCTCCACCTACCGCCTGCAAGTCACGCCGGCCGCCAACCTCACCCACGCCGGCGAGTGGCTGGATTACCTGCACCTGCTGGGAGCCGACTGGGTGTACCTCTCCCCCATCCTGCACGCCAGCGAAGGCTCCGAGCACGGCTACGACGTGACCGACCCCAGCGGCATTGACGCGGCGCGGGGCGGCCCCGAGGCGCTGGAAGCCCTCGCCAGGGCGGCCCACGAGCGCGGTATGGGCCTACTGGTGGATATCGTGCCCAATCACCAGGGTGTGGCTTCGGCGGCGCATAACCCGTGGTGGTGGTCGGTACTGGCGGAAGGTCAGGACTCGCGCTACGCCCGCGCCTTCGACATTGACTGGGCAGCGGGCGGCGGCAAAGTGCTGCTGCCGGTGCTGGGCAGCGAGGACGACCTGAGCGACCCTGAGAAATTGCAGGTGCGGGACGGCAAACTCTACTACTTTGACCAGGCGTTTCCGCTGGCGGCTGGAAGCTGGCAGGCGGGCGACAGCGCCGCCGAGGTGCATGAGCGCCAGCACTACCGCCTGATGGACTGGCGGCGCGGGGACCGCGAGCTGAACTACCGCCGTTTCTTTACCATCACCACGCTGGCGGGCGTGCGGGTGGAAGACCGCGCGGTGTTGGAAGAGTCGCACGCCGAGATTCTGCGCTGGGTGCGCGAAGGGCTGGTGGACGGCCTGCGAATTGACCACCCCGATGGTCTGCGCGACCCGGGCGGCTATCTGGACGACCTGCAACAACTCACGGGTGGCCTCTACACCGTGGTGGAAAAGATTCTGGAACCCGGCGAGGCGCTGCCCCGCGACTGGGCCACGCAGGGCACGACGGGCTATGACGCGCTGGGCGAGATTGACCGCCTGCTGACCGACCCGGCGGGCGAACAACCCCTCACCGACCTCGACACCCGCTTGCGTGGCGGTGAGCGACTCGACTGGCACGACCTGATTCACGACACCAAACGGGCCGTGACCGACACCACCCTGCACGCCGAGGTGCAGCGCCTGGCCCGTGAGATTGAGGGGGAAGGGAAAGCCGCCGACCTCAGCCATGAGACGCTGGTGGACGCCCTGAGCGAAGTGCTGGCCTGCTTCAGCGTGTACCGCTCCTACCTGCCGCAGGGGGCCGAGTACTTGCAGGAAGCCCTGGCAGAAGCCGCTCGCCGCCGCCCTGACCTGAGTGCGGCGCTCACCGCGCTGGGGCCAGTGCTGGGGCTGGGAGTGCAGAGCGCCGGGGAACTGAGCGCGGCAGCGCGGCGCTTTCAACAGACCTCCGGCATGGTGATGGCGAAAGGGGTGGAGGACTCGGCTTTTTACCGTTTCAGCCGCCTGACCTCGCTGACCGAGGTGGGGGGTGACCCTGCGCAGTTTGCCCTGACACCCGCAGAAGCCCACGCGCTGTTCGCCCGCCGCCAGCAGGAGTGGCCCCACGGCCTGACCGCCCTTTCCACCCACGACACCAAGCGCTCGGAAGGGGTGCGTGCCCGTATCAGCGTGCTGGCCGAAATTCCAGACGAGTGGGCTGAACTGGTGCTGGACCTGCAAGAGAAACTGCGCGGCACCGAGGCCGATATCGCGGACGGCCCTTTCCTGAATCTGGTGCTGCAAGCGGTGGTGGGCGCGTGGCCGGTGAGCCGCGAACGCGCCACCGAGTACGCGGTCAAGGCAGCGCGTGAAGCGGGCCTGCACACCTCCTGGCTGGACAACAACGCCCAGTTCGAGGAGCAATTGACCCGCCTGACTGAATACCTGACGGAGGGAGCAGGCCAGGAACGCGTGGCCGCCTTCGCTCAGCGCATAGAGCAGGCGGGCTACAGCAACGCGCTGGCGCAGAAGCTGCTGCAACTGACCATGCCCGGCGTGCCGGACGTGTACCAGGGGTCGGAAGTCTGGTCACCCGCCCTGGTGGACCCTGACAACCGCCGCCCGGTGGACTACGCCGACCTTGCCGCCCGGCTGCGGGCCATTGACGCTGCCGACCCTGGCACCGACAGCTGCCGCCCGCCAGTGGACTCGCGCGGCGACGCCAAGTTGCTGCTCACCTCGCGGGCGCTGCGGCTGCGGCACGACCAGCCGGAGCTATTTGGCGACTATCAGCCGCTGTCGGCCCAGGGCGCACAGGCCGAGCACGCCTTCGCCTTCAGCCGGGGCGGAGTGGTGGCGGTAGCAACCCGCCTGCCCCTTGCTCTGGAGCGGGCCGGGGGCTGGGGTGACACCAGCCTGACCCTGCCAGACGGCGAGTGGGAAGAACTGCTGGAACGCCAGACCCTGAGCGGCACGGTCAAGCTGAGTAACCTGCTGAGGACCTACCCGGTGGCCCTGCTGCGGCGGGCATAA
- a CDS encoding NAD-dependent epimerase/dehydratase family protein, giving the protein MTPQRLLITGAAGEVGSALRSLLREHLGEHFPILRLTDNRDLGTAQAGEELAPADLTDFDAVLKVMQGVDAVIHLGGIADEDTYDNIRAVNMDGTYHVLEAARQAGVKRVAFASSIHTVGFYPRSETISPTVPVRPDTYYGVSKVFGEALGRMYWECYGVEFVGVRICSFQPQPKDRRHLSTWLSPRDAAQLFARAVTAPDVGFLVVAGISGNTRRWMSPEGWDVLDYVPQDDAEVYAAEVEHIHGGEDDITEQRQGGIFVDSAYVGRAGK; this is encoded by the coding sequence GTGACCCCCCAACGCCTCCTCATCACTGGCGCGGCAGGTGAAGTCGGCTCCGCGCTGCGCTCGCTCCTGCGGGAGCATCTGGGCGAACACTTCCCCATCCTGCGCCTGACGGACAACCGCGACTTGGGCACAGCACAAGCGGGTGAAGAACTCGCCCCCGCCGACCTGACCGACTTTGACGCCGTGCTGAAGGTCATGCAGGGCGTGGACGCGGTGATTCACTTGGGCGGCATTGCCGACGAGGACACCTACGACAACATCCGCGCCGTGAATATGGACGGCACTTACCACGTGCTGGAAGCGGCGCGGCAGGCGGGGGTCAAGCGGGTGGCGTTCGCGTCCAGCATTCACACCGTCGGCTTTTACCCGCGCTCCGAAACCATTTCGCCCACCGTACCCGTGCGGCCCGACACCTACTACGGCGTCAGTAAGGTCTTCGGGGAGGCGCTGGGCCGGATGTACTGGGAATGCTATGGCGTGGAATTCGTGGGCGTGCGGATTTGCTCGTTCCAGCCGCAGCCGAAAGACCGCCGCCACCTGTCCACTTGGCTCTCGCCGCGTGATGCCGCGCAGCTGTTTGCCCGTGCCGTCACCGCGCCGGACGTGGGTTTTCTGGTGGTGGCGGGCATCAGTGGCAACACCCGCCGCTGGATGTCGCCCGAGGGCTGGGACGTGCTGGACTATGTGCCGCAGGACGACGCCGAAGTCTACGCCGCCGAGGTGGAGCACATTCACGGCGGCGAGGACGACATCACCGAGCAGCGACAGGGTGGGATTTTCGTGGATTCGGCGTATGTGGGGAGGGCGGGGAAATGA
- a CDS encoding endonuclease domain-containing protein has product MERFSREEQNRRARELRRNMTPEERLLWSRLRSNQMGVAFRKQQALGFYFADFVCFEKKLVVELDGSQHAGSEYDAVRDAELRARGFTVLRFWNNEVRENLEGVMERIAEALA; this is encoded by the coding sequence ATGGAACGTTTTTCCCGCGAAGAACAAAATCGGCGGGCGCGAGAACTGCGGCGCAACATGACGCCTGAGGAGCGACTGCTGTGGAGTCGGCTGCGCTCCAACCAAATGGGCGTCGCTTTTCGCAAACAGCAGGCCCTGGGCTTCTACTTTGCCGATTTCGTCTGCTTTGAGAAAAAGCTGGTGGTTGAACTGGACGGCAGCCAGCACGCGGGCAGCGAATACGACGCGGTCAGAGACGCCGAACTGAGAGCACGCGGCTTTACTGTCCTGCGCTTCTGGAACAACGAAGTTAGGGAAAACTTGGAAGGCGTGATGGAGCGGATAGCCGAAGCCCTTGCCTGA
- the hpaE gene encoding 5-carboxymethyl-2-hydroxymuconate semialdehyde dehydrogenase, with protein MTKSAVASSDAAQANHDLAQQLRDSRLKNGLRHFIGGEWVDGQAGKTFDTHSPVDNTFLAKVAEGDASDIDRAAGAAHEAFQTWREVSGAERRKILHRVADLIEKRSQEIAVLESTDTGQAIRFMKSAAARGAENFRFYADRAPAAQDGQSLPAPGFINYSIRQPIGPVGVITPWNTPFMLSTWKIAPALAAGCTVVHKPAEWSPVSATLLAEIMDEAGLPKGVHNLVHGFGESAGKSLTEHPLIKAIAFVGETTTGSHIMRQGADTLKRVHFELGGKNPVVVFDDADLDKALDAVVFMIYSLNGERCTSSSRVLIQDGIYDEFTRKIAERAANIRVGDPLDPATEIGPLVHPRHFEKVMSYFDKAKEEGATIAEGGVRVGESGNFVRPTLFTGARNDMQIAQEEIFGPVLTAIPFKDEADALALANDVKYGLAGYLWTNDVTRAHRFAHGLEAGMIWVNSENVRWLPTPFGGVKNSGIGRDGGDYSFEFYMETKNIAISLGTHKTARLGVGQAPAVGKKEAGE; from the coding sequence ATGACCAAATCCGCAGTAGCATCATCCGACGCAGCCCAAGCCAACCACGACCTCGCCCAGCAACTCCGTGACAGCCGACTGAAAAACGGCCTCCGGCACTTCATCGGCGGCGAGTGGGTGGACGGTCAAGCGGGCAAGACCTTCGACACGCACTCGCCGGTAGACAACACTTTCCTGGCGAAAGTGGCCGAAGGGGACGCGAGCGACATTGACCGCGCCGCTGGGGCTGCCCATGAAGCCTTCCAAACTTGGCGCGAGGTCAGCGGGGCCGAGCGGCGCAAGATTCTGCACAGGGTTGCCGACCTGATCGAGAAGCGCAGCCAGGAAATCGCCGTGCTGGAAAGCACCGACACGGGGCAGGCCATCCGCTTCATGAAGTCGGCGGCGGCACGCGGGGCCGAGAACTTCCGCTTCTACGCCGACCGCGCCCCCGCCGCCCAGGACGGTCAGAGCCTTCCTGCCCCCGGCTTCATCAACTACTCCATTCGCCAGCCGATTGGCCCTGTCGGGGTGATTACCCCCTGGAACACGCCGTTCATGCTGTCCACCTGGAAAATCGCCCCCGCGCTGGCGGCGGGCTGCACCGTCGTTCACAAGCCCGCCGAGTGGTCGCCCGTCAGCGCCACGCTGCTGGCCGAAATCATGGACGAGGCGGGGCTGCCGAAAGGCGTGCATAACCTCGTGCACGGCTTTGGCGAAAGCGCGGGCAAGAGCCTGACCGAGCACCCGCTCATCAAGGCCATCGCTTTCGTGGGCGAAACCACCACCGGCAGCCACATCATGCGGCAGGGGGCCGACACCCTCAAGCGCGTGCATTTTGAATTGGGCGGCAAGAACCCCGTCGTGGTCTTCGACGACGCCGACCTTGACAAAGCGCTGGACGCCGTCGTCTTCATGATTTACAGCCTCAACGGGGAGCGCTGCACCTCCTCCAGCCGTGTGCTGATTCAAGACGGCATCTACGACGAATTCACCCGCAAAATCGCCGAACGCGCCGCGAATATCCGTGTGGGCGACCCGCTGGACCCCGCCACCGAAATCGGGCCGCTCGTTCACCCGCGCCACTTCGAGAAGGTGATGTCCTACTTCGACAAGGCGAAGGAAGAAGGCGCGACGATTGCCGAGGGCGGCGTGCGCGTAGGCGAAAGCGGCAACTTCGTGCGCCCGACGCTGTTCACGGGTGCCCGCAACGACATGCAAATCGCGCAGGAGGAAATCTTCGGGCCTGTGCTGACCGCGATTCCCTTCAAAGATGAAGCCGACGCGCTGGCCCTCGCCAATGACGTGAAGTACGGTCTGGCGGGCTACCTCTGGACGAACGACGTGACCCGCGCCCACCGTTTCGCGCACGGACTGGAAGCGGGCATGATTTGGGTCAACTCCGAAAACGTGCGCTGGCTGCCCACGCCCTTCGGCGGCGTGAAAAACAGCGGCATCGGGCGCGACGGCGGCGACTACTCCTTCGAGTTCTACATGGAAACCAAAAACATCGCCATCTCGCTGGGAACGCACAAGACGGCGCGGCTGGGCGTGGGGCAGGCGCCGGCGGTGGGCAAGAAGGAAGCGGGGGAGTGA